A single region of the Bacillales bacterium genome encodes:
- a CDS encoding TatD family hydrolase — MIDAHLHLDQYPPEQLDRLVETWRQSGVEAVVAVSYDLASSYRTLELKQRYPDFVYAAVGHHPEQPVPNEADRNELFALVSCERDSIAAVGEIGIPHYSLEAGEEKRLGAALDLLEDFLKLAKRADLPVALHAVHDKVGLALERLEKAKVNQAHFHWLKADPKHLKTICDSGYFLSLTPEVCYRKRDQKLAVSVPEHLLLVETDGPWPFQGSFEGKMTTPLFLKDALEFMAALRGCAMHEMRETTVRNTKKLYGEFK, encoded by the coding sequence TTGATCGACGCGCATCTTCACTTGGATCAATATCCTCCGGAACAACTCGACCGTCTCGTCGAAACGTGGCGTCAATCCGGTGTCGAAGCCGTTGTTGCGGTCTCCTATGATCTTGCATCCTCTTACCGAACGCTTGAATTGAAACAACGTTATCCCGATTTTGTATATGCGGCGGTCGGCCATCATCCCGAGCAGCCGGTTCCAAATGAAGCAGATCGGAACGAGTTGTTCGCCCTCGTTTCTTGCGAGCGTGACTCCATCGCTGCCGTCGGGGAAATCGGCATCCCGCATTATTCCCTCGAAGCCGGTGAAGAAAAACGTTTAGGGGCCGCGCTCGATTTGTTGGAAGATTTTCTGAAGCTCGCGAAGCGAGCGGACCTGCCTGTTGCCTTGCACGCGGTACACGATAAAGTCGGGTTAGCGCTCGAAAGGTTGGAAAAGGCTAAGGTGAACCAGGCGCATTTCCATTGGTTGAAAGCGGATCCGAAGCATCTGAAAACGATTTGCGACAGTGGATATTTCCTATCGCTCACACCTGAAGTATGCTACCGGAAAAGAGACCAGAAACTCGCCGTCTCGGTTCCAGAACATTTGCTGCTTGTCGAAACCGATGGTCCGTGGCCGTTTCAAGGGTCGTTTGAAGGGAAGATGACGACGCCGCTGTTTTTGAAGGACGCGCTCGAATTCATGGCCGCGTTACGGGGATGTGCGATGCATGAAATGAGAGAAACAA